Proteins encoded together in one Citromicrobium bathyomarinum window:
- a CDS encoding efflux RND transporter periplasmic adaptor subunit, with amino-acid sequence MGAAWHRLSPRQKSWTMAGTIALISLAAGYGLSQLGEGQGGAGDAGGSATECEEVLYWYDPMVPGQHFDEPGKSPFMDMQLVPKCAGEEATAGVRIDPGLVQNFGIRTAEAEYGVLEPEVTVTGVLAYNERDVAIVQPRAGGYVQRTYGRAPDDVVGRGAPLADILVPEWGGAQQEYLAVLNSGDQELAQAMRERMRLLGMPPGLISSVGRSGRPQSTITVTAPIGGAITSLGVRPGMTVMAGQTLAEITGFSPIWLEAAVPETQAANVRVGQPVSATLTAFPEERFSGPIVAILPSAEDASRTITVRAQLPNASGRLKPGMFAQVSLTPDTRRALLVPSEAVIRTGRRTIVMVKQDEGGFMPAEVRIGREAGGRTEVLAGLSAGEQVVTSGQFLLDSEASLTGLDVRPVDQADDASTGGEDEPATFGATGTIQSIANGSVTLRHGPVPRLDWPAMTMTFRTKSAAQMRGLETGDRVRFTFTQQDAGPRIESITRAGQ; translated from the coding sequence ATCGCGCTCATTAGTCTTGCCGCCGGCTATGGTCTCTCGCAGCTCGGTGAAGGCCAGGGTGGTGCAGGCGACGCGGGCGGCAGTGCGACCGAATGCGAGGAGGTCCTTTACTGGTACGACCCGATGGTACCGGGGCAGCACTTCGACGAGCCGGGCAAGTCGCCCTTCATGGATATGCAGCTGGTGCCAAAGTGCGCGGGCGAGGAGGCAACCGCAGGTGTCAGGATCGATCCCGGCCTGGTGCAGAATTTCGGCATCCGCACCGCCGAAGCCGAGTACGGTGTTCTCGAGCCGGAAGTAACCGTCACCGGCGTTCTGGCCTACAACGAACGCGACGTCGCGATCGTCCAGCCACGTGCCGGAGGCTATGTACAAAGAACCTATGGCCGCGCGCCCGACGATGTCGTTGGACGGGGCGCTCCGCTCGCGGATATTTTGGTTCCCGAATGGGGCGGAGCGCAGCAGGAGTATCTGGCTGTCCTGAATAGCGGTGATCAAGAACTTGCGCAGGCCATGCGCGAACGCATGCGCCTTTTGGGCATGCCTCCAGGCCTGATCTCATCGGTAGGGCGCAGTGGACGTCCGCAGTCCACGATAACCGTTACCGCGCCGATTGGAGGTGCTATCACATCGCTCGGCGTGCGACCGGGGATGACAGTCATGGCCGGACAGACGCTCGCCGAGATAACCGGTTTCTCACCGATCTGGCTCGAAGCCGCGGTGCCTGAAACGCAGGCGGCGAATGTACGCGTCGGGCAACCTGTCAGCGCGACGCTGACCGCATTCCCCGAGGAACGCTTCTCCGGACCCATTGTCGCTATCCTGCCGAGCGCGGAGGATGCAAGCCGTACGATCACCGTTCGTGCGCAACTGCCCAATGCATCCGGTCGCCTCAAGCCGGGCATGTTCGCACAGGTCTCGCTGACCCCGGACACACGCCGCGCGCTGCTGGTGCCGTCCGAAGCCGTTATCAGGACCGGACGTCGAACCATCGTGATGGTGAAGCAGGACGAGGGCGGTTTCATGCCCGCCGAGGTCCGGATCGGCCGCGAAGCGGGTGGCAGGACCGAGGTTCTGGCCGGTCTGTCGGCCGGCGAACAGGTCGTGACATCGGGTCAGTTCCTGCTCGATTCCGAAGCAAGCCTTACCGGACTCGACGTCCGTCCGGTCGATCAGGCAGATGACGCTTCCACCGGCGGCGAGGACGAACCAGCGACCTTCGGTGCCACCGGCACGATCCAGTCGATCGCCAATGGTTCGGTGACGCTGCGGCATGGTCCTGTGCCCCGGCTCGATTGGCCCGCGATGACCATGACCTTCCGCACGAAGAGCGCGGCGCAAATGCGCGGGCTCGAGACGGGCGACAGGGTGCGCTTCACCTTCACCCAGCAGGATGCCGGCCCCCGGATCGAGTCTATCACGAGGGCCGGACAATGA